The proteins below come from a single Hemitrygon akajei chromosome 2, sHemAka1.3, whole genome shotgun sequence genomic window:
- the LOC140737867 gene encoding histone H2B type 1-A-like, translated as MPTAVSGSTGATAGGGKGVVSKKGAKKTAMKMSRKGNRKHKRNRKESYSIYIYKVLKQVHPDTGISSKAMSVIHSFVSDIFERIASESSRLVHYTRRQTISSREIQSAVRLLLPGELAKHAVSEGTKAVTKYTSSK; from the coding sequence ATGCCAACTGCTGTTTCGGGTTCTACCGGCGCCACGGCAGGCGGAGGTAAAGGCGTCGTTTCCAAAAAGGGCGCTAAGAAAACTGCTATGAAAATGAGCAGGAAAGGCAATAGGAAGCACAAGAGGAACCGGAAGGAGAGCTACAGCATCTATATCTACAAGGTACTGAAGCAGGTCCACCCAGACACTGGTATTTCTTCCAAGGCCATGAGTGTCATCCACTCATTCGTCAGCGACATCTTCGAGCGTATCGCTTCCGAGTCTTCCCGCCTGGTGCATTACACCCGCCGCCAGACCATCTCCTCCCGGGAGATCCAGAGCGCCGTCCGTCTTCTACTTCCTGGGGAACTGGCCAAACACGCCGTCTCGGAAGGCACAAAAGCCGTCACCAAATATACGAGCTCCAAGTAG